One genomic region from Cellulomonas hominis encodes:
- a CDS encoding DUF6350 family protein — protein sequence MSNAPSTRPRRRVVDDAAGPRFFVSDLDGAPRWLGGMLAGLQAALLSLLVVVLPAVAAYVATSSAPATAGVPWTRAVSVASGLWLLAHGVPMTLAPGVTLVPLGLTALALFGCYASARRSGYATRSALGAGVGAYAGVVLVVGLATGVPLLHLGAGLLGAAVLAAVGLGAGLLRRPEAPRLRDVLEPVRARLPEPVAHGIAAGTTALATLVLLAALLATAWVVMGRTAVAEVVHGLDLDPVGGAVLAIAELAYVPTLVLWALAWLAGPGFAVGTGTLFSAGEAQAGALPAVPLLGALPAPDIAGGVLVAMPVVTVLAGAATAWVLRRRLVTERALDPLVAGLTAAGTAGLGALLLAALARGGIGPGRMAGLGPEPVLVGLAVAAGVAAGSLVVLLPGDPHVRALVLRGVRRTRDGAVGLARRDEGHRGDRGDRGPGGDAGDAGGTPAPGAAGADGG from the coding sequence GTGAGCAACGCGCCGAGCACCCGTCCCCGCCGCCGGGTGGTCGACGACGCCGCGGGGCCGCGGTTCTTCGTCAGCGACCTCGACGGCGCCCCGCGGTGGCTCGGCGGCATGCTCGCCGGCCTGCAGGCGGCGCTGCTGTCGCTGCTCGTCGTCGTGCTGCCGGCGGTCGCCGCGTACGTCGCGACCTCCTCCGCCCCGGCGACCGCGGGCGTCCCGTGGACGCGGGCGGTCTCGGTGGCGTCCGGCCTGTGGCTGCTCGCGCACGGCGTGCCGATGACGCTGGCGCCCGGGGTCACGCTCGTGCCGCTGGGGCTCACGGCGCTCGCGCTGTTCGGCTGCTACGCGTCGGCGCGCCGGTCCGGGTACGCCACCCGGTCCGCGCTCGGGGCGGGCGTCGGGGCCTACGCGGGGGTCGTCCTCGTCGTCGGCCTCGCGACCGGGGTCCCGCTGCTGCACCTCGGCGCGGGCCTGCTCGGTGCCGCGGTGCTCGCCGCCGTCGGGCTGGGCGCGGGGCTGCTGCGCCGGCCGGAGGCGCCGCGGCTGCGGGACGTGCTCGAGCCGGTCCGCGCGCGGCTGCCCGAGCCCGTCGCGCACGGCATCGCCGCCGGGACGACCGCGCTGGCGACGCTGGTGCTGCTCGCGGCGCTGCTCGCGACGGCGTGGGTGGTCATGGGCCGCACGGCGGTCGCCGAGGTGGTGCACGGTCTCGACCTCGACCCCGTCGGGGGTGCGGTCCTCGCGATCGCCGAGCTCGCCTACGTGCCGACCCTGGTGCTCTGGGCGCTCGCCTGGCTGGCCGGCCCGGGGTTCGCCGTCGGCACGGGGACCCTGTTCAGCGCGGGCGAGGCGCAGGCCGGGGCGCTGCCCGCGGTGCCGCTGCTGGGCGCGCTGCCGGCGCCGGACATCGCGGGCGGCGTGCTGGTCGCGATGCCGGTCGTGACGGTGCTCGCCGGTGCCGCGACCGCCTGGGTGCTGCGCCGCCGGCTGGTCACGGAGCGGGCGCTCGACCCGCTGGTCGCCGGGCTGACGGCCGCCGGGACCGCGGGGCTCGGGGCGCTGCTGCTCGCGGCCCTCGCGCGCGGCGGGATCGGTCCCGGTCGGATGGCCGGGCTCGGGCCCGAGCCGGTGCTCGTGGGGCTGGCCGTCGCCGCGGGCGTGGCCGCCGGCTCGCTGGTCGTGCTGCTGCCGGGCGACCCGCACGTGCGCGCGCTGGTGCTCCGCGGGGTGCGACGGACGCGCGACGGCGCCGTGGGCCTCGCGCGGCGGGACGAGGGGCACCGTGGGGATCGTGGCGACCGTGGGCCCGGCGGGGACGCCGGCGACGCCGGGGGCACGCCCGCACCCGGGGCGGCCGGCGCGGACGGCGGGTGA
- a CDS encoding ROK family transcriptional regulator encodes MRRGTNLPRMGDFNQTVVLDVIRRAGGGLARAEVARRTGLSPQTLTNVARRLLDLGLVVEEGEAARRGPGRPGTLLRLNPGSRFAVGVHLDPATMTFVLLDLSGAVLARAQVPTPVPEDPDAVLDGLAAEIEGLLDGAGVDRDRVLGVGIAAPGPIDVEAGVVLDPPHLPGWHDVPLRDAVAERTGLRAVLDKDVIAAACAHLWHPGERASDFVFFYLGTGVAVSTVLHDEVVRGVSGNAGESGHLIADPDGAPCWCGRRGCLGAVLRAEALAEQGRAAGVVLPDWGDGTDPRAVDDAVTALCAAADAGHAGAGDVLRLAGRRVGMAAGVLTDLLDVPAILVGGPLWDRIAPHAADALAAEVAAHPVPGGHPLTVASSAFGPQVGAVGAGCILLGRAFTPRPTDLLLVS; translated from the coding sequence ATGCGGCGCGGGACGAACCTGCCGCGGATGGGCGACTTCAACCAGACGGTCGTGCTGGACGTGATCCGGCGCGCCGGCGGCGGCCTCGCGCGCGCCGAGGTCGCCCGCCGCACCGGCCTGTCGCCGCAGACCCTCACCAACGTGGCCCGGCGGCTGCTCGACCTCGGCCTGGTCGTGGAGGAGGGCGAGGCGGCCCGCCGCGGCCCGGGGCGACCCGGCACGCTGCTGCGCCTGAACCCGGGGAGCCGGTTCGCGGTCGGGGTGCACCTGGACCCGGCGACGATGACGTTCGTGCTGCTGGACCTGTCGGGCGCCGTGCTCGCGCGGGCGCAGGTCCCGACCCCGGTGCCGGAGGACCCCGACGCGGTGCTGGACGGGCTGGCCGCCGAGATCGAGGGGCTGCTCGACGGCGCCGGGGTGGACCGGGACCGGGTGCTCGGCGTCGGCATCGCGGCGCCCGGGCCGATCGACGTCGAGGCCGGCGTCGTGCTCGACCCCCCGCACCTGCCGGGCTGGCACGACGTGCCGCTGCGGGACGCCGTGGCCGAGCGGACCGGCCTGCGCGCGGTGCTGGACAAGGACGTGATCGCGGCGGCGTGCGCGCACCTGTGGCACCCGGGGGAGCGGGCGTCGGACTTCGTGTTCTTCTACCTCGGCACGGGCGTCGCGGTCTCGACGGTGCTGCACGACGAGGTGGTGCGCGGCGTCTCCGGCAACGCGGGGGAGTCCGGGCACCTGATCGCCGACCCGGACGGCGCCCCGTGCTGGTGCGGGCGCCGCGGCTGCCTGGGTGCCGTCCTGCGGGCCGAGGCGCTCGCGGAGCAGGGCCGCGCGGCGGGGGTCGTGCTGCCGGACTGGGGCGACGGCACGGACCCGCGGGCCGTGGACGACGCGGTGACGGCGCTGTGCGCCGCCGCGGACGCGGGCCACGCCGGGGCGGGGGACGTGCTGCGGCTCGCGGGCCGTCGGGTCGGGATGGCGGCGGGCGTGCTGACCGACCTGCTGGACGTGCCGGCGATCCTCGTCGGGGGACCGCTGTGGGACCGGATCGCCCCGCACGCCGCGGACGCGCTCGCCGCCGAGGTCGCCGCGCACCCGGTGCCGGGCGGGCACCCGCTGACGGTGGCCTCGTCCGCGTTCGGGCCGCAGGTCGGCGCCGTCGGCGCGGGGTGCATCCTGCTGGGCCGGGCGTTCACCCCGCGGCCGACGGACCTGCTCCTGGTCAGCTGA
- a CDS encoding NAD(P)-dependent alcohol dehydrogenase, whose product MRAVVRERYGDSSVLRVVERADPPAPARDQVLVAVTTAGVNMADWHLMTGLPSVARLAFGARVPREPGIGRDVAGVVRAVGPEVTGLRAGDRVFGTAPAAFAELALTRERALARIPDGVAPEAAAALPTAGTTALHALRGARVEPGSRVLVLGAGGGVGSLAVRLAVLAGARVTAATSAGKLDAVRALEPEAVVDRADRAAWGAGYDGVVVTGGLDPLRDLRRLLAPRGALALVGAEGGGDVLGGGTARQLRAALLSPLVRQRLVGVVSRDNPADLGRLRDLLASGDLVPAVERVLPLDQAAAAIDHLASGAARGKVLLAVS is encoded by the coding sequence ATGAGGGCGGTGGTGCGGGAGCGGTACGGGGACTCGTCGGTGCTGCGGGTGGTGGAGCGGGCCGACCCGCCGGCGCCGGCACGCGACCAGGTGCTGGTGGCGGTGACGACCGCGGGCGTGAACATGGCGGACTGGCACCTCATGACGGGCCTGCCCTCGGTGGCCCGGCTGGCGTTCGGCGCGCGCGTGCCCCGGGAGCCCGGGATCGGCCGCGACGTCGCGGGCGTGGTGCGCGCGGTCGGGCCGGAGGTGACGGGGCTGCGGGCCGGGGACCGGGTGTTCGGCACCGCCCCGGCGGCCTTCGCGGAGCTCGCCCTGACCCGGGAGCGCGCGCTGGCCCGGATCCCGGACGGGGTCGCGCCGGAGGCGGCGGCCGCGCTGCCGACCGCGGGCACGACGGCCCTGCACGCCCTGCGCGGTGCGCGGGTCGAGCCGGGGTCCCGGGTGCTGGTGCTCGGCGCGGGCGGCGGCGTCGGCTCGCTGGCCGTGCGGCTCGCCGTCCTCGCGGGCGCCCGGGTGACGGCGGCGACCTCCGCCGGGAAGCTCGACGCGGTCCGCGCGCTCGAGCCGGAGGCGGTGGTGGACCGCGCCGACCGCGCCGCGTGGGGCGCCGGCTACGACGGGGTCGTCGTCACCGGTGGGCTGGACCCGCTGCGGGACCTGCGCCGGCTGCTCGCGCCGCGCGGCGCGCTCGCCCTGGTCGGCGCGGAGGGCGGCGGCGACGTGCTCGGCGGCGGCACGGCCCGGCAGCTGCGCGCGGCGCTGCTGTCCCCGCTCGTGCGGCAGCGGCTGGTCGGCGTGGTCTCCCGGGACAACCCGGCGGACCTGGGCCGGCTGCGCGACCTGCTCGCCTCCGGGGACCTCGTGCCCGCCGTCGAGCGGGTGCTGCCGCTCGACCAGGCCGCGGCGGCGATCGACCACCTGGCGTCGGGCGCGGCCCGCGGGAAGGTGCTGCTCGCGGTCAGCTGA
- a CDS encoding carbohydrate ABC transporter permease encodes MTAIPLDRTAAGGGLPRPRRRPGRTALRLVPLLPAVVLMLVFLAGPVLWSFYGSLTNQALTGYRAANPEFVGLDNYAALLTDDGFWKAVVLTVVFVGASAVIGQNVLGMVLALLLRASARPLRAVVSALVVMAWVLPEIVAAFALYAFFSTDGTLNQVLGWVGLEGPTWLISLPMLSVILANIWRGTAFSMMVYGAALSEVPPDVTEAAAIDGATGPQRFFRITLPMIRRSVSTNLMLTTLQTLAVFTLIWVMTGGGPGTDSSTLPVLAYQEAFKFAQVGYGTAIATVTLVVGAVFSIVYIRVLKPEVD; translated from the coding sequence ATGACCGCGATCCCCCTCGACCGGACGGCGGCGGGCGGCGGGCTGCCCCGCCCCCGCCGCCGGCCGGGCCGGACCGCGCTGCGGCTGGTCCCGCTGCTGCCCGCGGTGGTCCTCATGCTGGTGTTCCTGGCCGGCCCGGTGCTGTGGTCGTTCTACGGGTCGCTCACGAACCAGGCGCTCACCGGCTACCGGGCGGCGAACCCCGAGTTCGTCGGGCTGGACAACTACGCCGCGCTGCTGACCGACGACGGGTTCTGGAAGGCCGTCGTGCTGACCGTCGTGTTCGTCGGGGCGTCCGCGGTGATCGGGCAGAACGTGCTCGGCATGGTCCTCGCGCTGCTGCTGCGGGCCTCCGCCCGGCCGCTGCGCGCGGTGGTGTCGGCGCTGGTGGTCATGGCGTGGGTGCTGCCGGAGATCGTCGCGGCGTTCGCGCTGTACGCCTTCTTCTCCACCGACGGCACGCTGAACCAGGTGCTCGGCTGGGTCGGGCTCGAGGGGCCGACGTGGCTGATCTCGCTGCCGATGCTGTCCGTGATCCTCGCGAACATCTGGCGGGGCACCGCGTTCTCGATGATGGTCTACGGCGCGGCGCTGTCGGAGGTGCCCCCGGACGTCACGGAGGCCGCCGCCATCGACGGCGCGACCGGGCCGCAGCGGTTCTTCCGGATCACGCTGCCGATGATCCGCCGGTCCGTGTCGACCAACCTCATGCTCACGACGCTGCAGACCCTCGCGGTGTTCACCCTGATCTGGGTGATGACCGGCGGCGGGCCCGGCACCGACTCCTCGACGCTGCCCGTGCTGGCGTACCAGGAGGCGTTCAAGTTCGCCCAGGTCGGCTACGGCACCGCCATCGCCACGGTGACCCTCGTCGTCGGCGCGGTGTTCTCGATCGTGTACATCCGCGTGCTCAAGCCGGAGGTGGACTGA
- a CDS encoding extracellular solute-binding protein, which yields MRLQTRLVALSGVAVLALAACSNGGGGGGGDDTTLTVAYQKTAQFVQLDDLLQKAKSEYEAANEGMSVDLVAIEAEQDQYFTKLALMNGSADTAPDVIYEDTFQIRSDAAAGYLLPIDEYVEAWEDWDQFPENARQAGLGDDGSVYGVSMGTDTRGLYYNKDLFAQAGLPTDWQPETWDDVLTAARTIKEKVPDVTPINVYAGKAAGEATTMQGFEMLLYGTDDQLYDADSQKWITGSQGFVDSLGFLETIYSEGLAPSLDIALDASVGARVATELLPQGELAIALDGSWLPGGWISGDNAWPEWEQTLGMAAMPTQDGQEPGFTSMSGGWTLAVGAHAGDPQAAFDFIATALNRENSLKYDTENSQIAVRTDVAEDPEYLGYNPSFEFFSSLVEYTHFRPATPDYSQISSNIQVAAESVATGQATPEEAAALYDEGLVSIVGDDATQAAG from the coding sequence ATGCGTCTGCAGACCCGTCTCGTCGCCCTGTCCGGCGTCGCCGTCCTCGCCCTCGCGGCGTGCAGCAACGGGGGCGGAGGTGGCGGGGGCGACGACACGACCCTCACCGTCGCCTATCAGAAGACCGCGCAGTTCGTGCAGCTCGACGACCTGCTGCAGAAGGCCAAGTCCGAGTACGAGGCCGCGAACGAGGGCATGTCCGTCGACCTGGTGGCCATCGAGGCCGAGCAGGATCAGTACTTCACCAAGCTCGCGCTCATGAACGGGTCCGCGGACACCGCGCCCGACGTCATCTACGAGGACACGTTCCAGATCCGGTCCGACGCCGCGGCGGGATACCTGCTGCCGATCGACGAGTACGTCGAGGCCTGGGAGGACTGGGACCAGTTCCCCGAGAACGCCCGGCAGGCGGGCCTCGGCGACGACGGCTCGGTGTACGGCGTCTCGATGGGGACCGACACCCGCGGGCTCTACTACAACAAGGACCTGTTCGCGCAGGCCGGCCTGCCGACGGACTGGCAGCCGGAGACCTGGGACGACGTCCTCACCGCCGCGCGCACCATCAAGGAGAAGGTGCCGGACGTGACGCCGATCAACGTCTACGCGGGCAAGGCCGCCGGCGAGGCCACCACGATGCAGGGCTTCGAGATGCTGCTGTACGGCACCGACGACCAGCTCTACGACGCCGACAGCCAGAAGTGGATCACCGGCTCGCAGGGCTTCGTCGACTCGCTCGGGTTCCTCGAGACCATCTACTCCGAGGGCCTCGCCCCGTCGCTGGACATCGCGCTCGACGCCTCCGTCGGCGCCCGCGTCGCCACCGAGCTGCTGCCGCAGGGCGAGCTCGCGATCGCCCTCGACGGGTCGTGGCTGCCCGGTGGCTGGATCAGCGGTGACAACGCCTGGCCCGAGTGGGAGCAGACGCTCGGCATGGCGGCCATGCCGACGCAGGACGGCCAGGAGCCCGGCTTCACCTCGATGTCCGGCGGCTGGACGCTCGCGGTCGGGGCGCACGCCGGCGACCCGCAGGCGGCGTTCGACTTCATCGCCACCGCGCTGAACCGCGAGAACTCGCTCAAGTACGACACCGAGAACAGCCAGATCGCGGTGCGCACGGACGTCGCGGAGGACCCGGAGTACCTGGGCTACAACCCGTCGTTCGAGTTCTTCAGCTCCCTCGTCGAGTACACCCACTTCCGCCCGGCGACCCCGGACTACTCGCAGATCTCCTCCAACATCCAGGTCGCCGCGGAGTCGGTGGCCACGGGGCAGGCCACGCCGGAGGAGGCGGCCGCGCTGTACGACGAGGGCCTGGTGTCCATCGTCGGTGACGACGCCACGCAGGCCGCGGGCTGA
- the purH gene encoding bifunctional phosphoribosylaminoimidazolecarboxamide formyltransferase/IMP cyclohydrolase, producing MSHEKLAPLPTVADPAADATRRPVRRALLSVYDKSGLVELATALHAAGVELVSTGSTAGTVAAAGIPVTRVEDLTGFPECLDGRVKTLHPRVHAGILADTRRPEHLAQLDELGVAPFELVVVNLYPFTQTVASGATPDECVEQIDIGGPSMVRAAAKNHPSVAVVVDPASYVDVVEAVGAGGFTLAERTRLAAQAFVHTATYDVAVASWMGDVATTTDEVDGVSTGFPAWVGATWDRADVLRYGENPHQRAAVYTSGHGPAGLAQATQLHGKAMSYNNYVDADAAWRAAHDHEGPAVAIIKHANPCGIAVGADIADAHAKAHACDPVSAFGGVIAANGTVTRAAAEQIAEVFTEVVVAPGFEPEALEVLTRKKNIRLLVVEGAPSGGVEIRPVSGGLLMQEVDRVDAPGDDPATWTLAAGGAADDATLADLAFAWRAVRAVKSNAILLADGGASVGVGMGQVNRVDSCRLAVERANAGDAERARGAVAASDAFFPFADGLQVLLDAGVRAVVQPGGSVRDEEVVAAAQAAGVTLYLTGTRHFAH from the coding sequence ATGTCCCACGAGAAGCTCGCCCCGCTGCCGACCGTCGCCGACCCCGCCGCGGACGCCACCCGCCGCCCCGTGCGCCGCGCTCTGCTGTCCGTCTACGACAAGTCCGGGCTGGTCGAGCTCGCGACCGCCCTGCACGCCGCGGGCGTCGAGCTGGTCTCCACCGGCTCCACCGCGGGCACCGTCGCCGCCGCCGGCATCCCCGTGACGCGCGTCGAGGACCTCACCGGGTTCCCCGAGTGCCTGGACGGGCGGGTCAAGACGCTGCACCCCCGTGTGCACGCCGGCATCCTCGCGGACACCCGCCGCCCGGAGCACCTGGCGCAGCTCGACGAGCTGGGCGTCGCGCCGTTCGAGCTGGTGGTCGTCAACCTGTACCCGTTCACGCAGACCGTGGCATCGGGCGCGACCCCGGACGAGTGCGTCGAGCAGATCGACATCGGCGGGCCGTCGATGGTCCGGGCGGCGGCGAAGAACCACCCGAGCGTCGCGGTCGTCGTGGACCCGGCGTCCTACGTCGACGTGGTCGAGGCGGTCGGCGCGGGCGGCTTCACGCTGGCCGAGCGCACCCGGCTGGCGGCGCAGGCGTTCGTGCACACCGCCACCTACGACGTCGCGGTGGCGTCCTGGATGGGCGACGTCGCCACGACGACCGACGAGGTGGACGGCGTCAGCACCGGCTTCCCGGCCTGGGTCGGGGCGACCTGGGACCGCGCGGACGTGCTCCGGTACGGCGAGAACCCGCACCAGCGCGCCGCGGTCTACACCTCCGGGCACGGCCCGGCCGGCCTGGCGCAGGCGACGCAGCTGCACGGCAAGGCGATGTCGTACAACAACTACGTCGACGCGGACGCGGCCTGGCGCGCGGCGCACGACCACGAGGGCCCCGCGGTCGCGATCATCAAGCACGCCAACCCGTGCGGGATCGCCGTCGGCGCGGACATCGCAGACGCGCACGCGAAGGCGCACGCCTGCGACCCGGTCTCGGCGTTCGGCGGCGTCATCGCGGCGAACGGCACGGTCACCCGCGCGGCGGCCGAGCAGATCGCGGAGGTGTTCACCGAGGTGGTCGTGGCGCCCGGCTTCGAGCCCGAGGCCCTCGAGGTGCTGACCCGGAAGAAGAACATCCGGCTGCTGGTCGTCGAGGGTGCCCCGTCCGGCGGCGTCGAGATCCGCCCGGTCAGCGGCGGTCTGCTGATGCAGGAGGTCGACCGCGTCGACGCCCCCGGCGACGACCCGGCGACGTGGACGCTCGCCGCGGGCGGGGCCGCCGACGACGCGACGCTCGCGGACCTGGCGTTCGCCTGGCGCGCGGTGCGGGCCGTGAAGTCGAACGCGATCCTGCTGGCCGACGGCGGCGCGTCCGTCGGCGTCGGGATGGGTCAGGTCAACCGGGTCGACTCGTGCCGCCTCGCGGTGGAGCGGGCGAACGCGGGCGACGCCGAGCGGGCCCGGGGCGCGGTCGCGGCCTCGGACGCGTTCTTCCCGTTCGCGGACGGCCTGCAGGTGCTGCTGGACGCGGGTGTGCGCGCGGTGGTGCAGCCCGGCGGCTCGGTCCGGGACGAGGAGGTCGTCGCGGCGGCGCAGGCCGCGGGCGTCACGCTCTACCTGACGGGCACCCGGCACTTCGCGCACTGA
- the purN gene encoding phosphoribosylglycinamide formyltransferase: MTAAPPPRPDTRTGGRLVVLVSGGGTNLAALLAAHAQPGYPARVVGVVADRAEAGGLALAREAGVPTAVVAPGDFPDRAAWDAALAEAVGVFRPDLVVSAGFMRILGAPVLERWPGRVVNTHPALLPSFPGAHAVRDALAYGARVTGCTLHVVDAGVDTGPVVAQVAVPVLDGDDEAALHERIKVAERRLLVEQVARIVAEGMRVEGRRVVVGLG, from the coding sequence ATGACCGCCGCGCCGCCGCCCCGCCCCGACACGCGCACCGGGGGCCGCCTCGTCGTGCTCGTCTCCGGGGGCGGCACCAACCTCGCGGCGCTGCTCGCGGCGCACGCCCAGCCGGGCTACCCGGCGCGCGTCGTCGGCGTGGTCGCGGACCGCGCGGAGGCCGGCGGTCTGGCGCTCGCGCGGGAGGCCGGGGTGCCGACCGCGGTGGTGGCCCCGGGCGACTTCCCGGACCGGGCGGCCTGGGACGCGGCGCTGGCCGAGGCGGTCGGCGTGTTCCGGCCGGACCTCGTGGTGTCGGCGGGGTTCATGCGCATCCTCGGGGCACCGGTGCTGGAGCGCTGGCCGGGCCGGGTCGTCAACACGCACCCCGCGCTGCTGCCGTCGTTCCCGGGGGCGCACGCCGTGCGGGACGCGCTCGCGTACGGCGCCAGGGTGACGGGCTGCACGCTGCACGTCGTGGACGCCGGGGTGGACACCGGGCCGGTGGTCGCGCAGGTCGCGGTGCCGGTGCTGGACGGCGACGACGAGGCGGCGCTGCACGAGCGGATCAAGGTCGCCGAGCGGCGGCTGCTGGTCGAGCAGGTCGCGCGGATCGTGGCCGAGGGGATGCGCGTCGAGGGCCGGAGGGTCGTCGTCGGCCTCGGGTAG
- the sucD gene encoding succinate--CoA ligase subunit alpha produces the protein MAIFLTAESKVIVQGMTGSEGSKHTTRMLAAGTTIVGGVNPRKAGTSVEYPRGDGSGLTVAIPVFGSVQQAVDATRADVSVIFVPPAFTKAAVIEAVDAGVPLIVIITEGVPVADTAEFFAYAQDKGVRLVGPNCPGLISPGKSNVGIIPADITGPGRIGLVSKSGTLTYQMMYELRDLGFSTAVGIGGDPIIGTTHIDALAAFEADPDTDLIVLIGEIGGDAEERAAAYISAHVTKPVVGYVAGFTAPEGKTMGHAGAIVSGSAGTAQAKKEALEAAGVKVGTTPTETAELARALLS, from the coding sequence ATGGCGATCTTCCTGACCGCGGAGTCCAAGGTCATCGTGCAGGGCATGACCGGCTCCGAAGGCAGCAAGCACACGACCCGGATGCTGGCGGCCGGCACGACCATCGTGGGCGGCGTGAACCCCCGCAAGGCCGGCACCAGCGTCGAGTACCCGCGCGGCGACGGCTCCGGCCTCACCGTGGCGATCCCCGTGTTCGGCTCGGTGCAGCAGGCCGTCGACGCCACCCGCGCCGACGTGTCGGTGATCTTCGTGCCGCCGGCCTTCACCAAGGCCGCCGTGATCGAGGCCGTCGACGCGGGCGTGCCGCTGATCGTGATCATCACCGAGGGCGTCCCGGTCGCCGACACCGCCGAGTTCTTCGCGTACGCGCAGGACAAGGGCGTGCGGCTGGTCGGCCCCAACTGCCCCGGCCTGATCAGCCCCGGGAAGTCGAACGTCGGCATCATCCCCGCGGACATCACGGGCCCGGGCCGGATCGGGCTGGTGTCGAAGTCCGGCACGCTGACCTACCAGATGATGTACGAGCTGCGGGACCTCGGGTTCTCGACGGCCGTCGGCATCGGCGGCGACCCGATCATCGGCACCACGCACATCGACGCCCTCGCGGCGTTCGAGGCGGACCCCGACACCGACCTCATCGTGCTCATCGGCGAGATCGGCGGCGACGCGGAGGAGCGGGCGGCCGCGTACATCTCCGCGCACGTGACGAAGCCGGTCGTCGGCTACGTCGCCGGCTTCACCGCCCCGGAGGGCAAGACGATGGGCCACGCCGGCGCGATCGTCTCCGGCTCCGCGGGCACCGCGCAGGCGAAGAAGGAGGCCCTCGAGGCCGCCGGGGTGAAGGTCGGCACGACGCCGACCGAGACCGCCGAGCTCGCCCGGGCGCTCCTGAGCTGA
- a CDS encoding carbohydrate ABC transporter permease → MAALTAPTAPAAVPGRPRRERRVPSVAAPRRRTGRVLVAVALVAVGIAFLVPLAWIVLASLDPAATVSVKVPETFTRDNFAEILTWEGTFRPLWNSTVISGGTAVITVLASVLAAYPLSRYQMRFRKPFLYTILFGTCLPITAMMVPVYALFVNLGLLDSVPGTVFFLAATSLPMAIWMTKNFMDSVPVSLEEAAWVDGAGSMTALRRIVVPLMRPGIAVVFIFVFTGAWGNFFVPFVLLFSPDNQPAAVAIYSFFGTYGTVAYGRLAAFSILYSVPVLVLYLLVQRFSGGSFAMSGAVKG, encoded by the coding sequence ATGGCCGCGCTCACCGCCCCGACGGCCCCCGCGGCCGTCCCGGGCCGGCCCCGCCGGGAGCGCCGGGTGCCCTCGGTCGCCGCGCCCCGGCGGCGCACGGGCCGGGTGCTCGTCGCGGTCGCGCTGGTCGCCGTCGGGATCGCGTTCCTCGTGCCGCTCGCGTGGATCGTGCTCGCGTCGCTCGACCCGGCGGCGACGGTGTCCGTGAAGGTGCCGGAGACGTTCACCCGGGACAACTTCGCGGAGATCCTCACCTGGGAAGGGACGTTCCGGCCGCTGTGGAACTCCACGGTCATCTCCGGCGGGACGGCGGTCATCACCGTGCTGGCGTCGGTGCTCGCGGCCTACCCGCTGTCCCGGTACCAGATGCGGTTCCGCAAGCCGTTCCTCTACACGATCCTGTTCGGCACCTGCCTGCCGATCACCGCGATGATGGTCCCGGTCTACGCGCTGTTCGTGAACCTCGGGCTGCTGGACTCGGTGCCCGGCACGGTGTTCTTCCTGGCGGCGACGTCGCTGCCCATGGCGATCTGGATGACCAAGAACTTCATGGACTCCGTGCCGGTGTCCCTGGAGGAGGCCGCGTGGGTGGACGGCGCGGGGTCGATGACCGCGTTGCGCCGCATCGTCGTGCCGCTCATGCGCCCGGGGATCGCGGTGGTGTTCATCTTCGTGTTCACGGGGGCGTGGGGGAACTTCTTCGTCCCGTTCGTCCTGCTGTTCTCGCCGGACAACCAGCCGGCGGCCGTCGCGATCTACTCGTTCTTCGGCACGTACGGCACCGTCGCCTACGGCCGGCTCGCGGCCTTCTCGATCCTCTACTCCGTCCCGGTCCTCGTGCTGTACCTGCTGGTGCAGCGGTTCTCGGGCGGCTCGTTCGCGATGTCCGGGGCCGTCAAGGGCTGA
- a CDS encoding helix-turn-helix transcriptional regulator, with protein MVRPTAVTNRIRALRTERGLTQAQLAAALGVTRQTVIAVEQGRYSPSLELAFQIARALGRPIDQVFAYEPEGERS; from the coding sequence GTGGTGAGGCCGACGGCGGTGACCAACCGCATCCGGGCGCTGCGCACGGAGCGGGGCCTCACGCAGGCCCAGCTCGCCGCGGCCCTGGGCGTCACCCGGCAGACCGTCATCGCCGTCGAGCAGGGGCGCTACTCGCCCTCGCTCGAGCTGGCGTTCCAGATCGCCCGCGCCCTCGGCCGGCCGATCGACCAGGTGTTCGCGTACGAGCCGGAAGGGGAGCGGTCATGA